From Pseudothermotoga thermarum DSM 5069, a single genomic window includes:
- the hutU gene encoding urocanate hydratase, whose protein sequence is MVEKQKSQPRVVRAPRGSQLTCKSWQTEAAMRMLMNNLDPEVARDPMNLIVYGGSGKAARNWECFDKIVETLKVLENDETLLIQSGKPVAVFKTHEWAPRVLIANSLLVPKWATWEYFRELEERGLIMFGQMTAGSWIYIGTQGILQGTYETFHAVANKYFGGTLRGRFVLTAGLGEMGGAQPLAVTMNDGVILAVEVDKRMIDRRLKTGYLDTWTDNLDEALKMVKEAMKKGKPLSIGLLGNAAEIHPKLVKMGIIPDVVTDQTAAHDPLNGYVPKGISFEEALELRKKNPQEYLRMVYDSVVDHVNAILEMKRQGAKVFEYGNNIRRLAYDHGVKDAFEIPGYVPEYIRDLFCQGKGPFRWVALSGDPQDIYETDKKVLELFPEDEHLRKWITMAQQKVKFQGLPARICWLGQGERTLMGLAMNEMVKKGQLKAPIVIGRDHHDTGSVASPYRETEAMKDGSDAIADWPILNALLNTASGATWVSVHHGGGVGIGYSIHAGMVIVADGTELARQKLEKVLTNDSGLGVIRHLDAGYEIARETAKKKGLRYPMAE, encoded by the coding sequence GTGGTTGAAAAACAGAAAAGTCAACCAAGAGTTGTAAGAGCCCCGCGCGGAAGCCAGCTTACCTGTAAAAGCTGGCAAACTGAAGCAGCTATGAGGATGCTCATGAACAACCTTGATCCAGAGGTTGCAAGAGATCCGATGAATTTGATCGTTTACGGTGGTAGTGGAAAAGCGGCAAGAAACTGGGAATGTTTTGACAAGATAGTTGAAACGTTAAAGGTTTTGGAAAACGACGAAACTTTGTTGATTCAAAGTGGAAAACCTGTTGCCGTTTTCAAAACCCACGAATGGGCTCCAAGGGTGTTAATAGCCAACTCGCTTTTGGTTCCAAAGTGGGCGACATGGGAATATTTCAGAGAACTTGAAGAACGTGGTTTGATAATGTTCGGCCAAATGACTGCTGGAAGCTGGATATACATAGGAACACAGGGAATCTTGCAGGGAACTTACGAAACATTCCATGCAGTTGCAAACAAATACTTTGGTGGAACGTTGAGAGGCAGGTTTGTCCTAACGGCAGGGCTTGGAGAAATGGGTGGAGCTCAGCCTTTGGCGGTTACAATGAACGACGGAGTGATTCTCGCTGTAGAAGTTGACAAAAGAATGATAGACCGACGCTTGAAAACAGGCTATCTTGACACATGGACTGACAATTTAGACGAAGCTTTAAAAATGGTGAAGGAAGCGATGAAAAAAGGTAAACCACTGTCAATAGGTTTGCTTGGCAACGCAGCAGAGATACATCCAAAGCTTGTTAAGATGGGAATTATTCCAGATGTGGTGACAGATCAAACGGCTGCGCACGATCCGCTGAACGGTTATGTTCCAAAGGGAATAAGCTTCGAGGAAGCTTTGGAACTTAGAAAGAAAAATCCACAGGAATATTTGAGAATGGTTTACGATTCAGTTGTTGACCATGTGAACGCGATACTTGAAATGAAAAGACAGGGAGCAAAGGTATTTGAGTATGGAAACAACATCAGAAGGCTTGCGTATGACCACGGTGTGAAGGATGCGTTTGAAATACCAGGTTATGTACCAGAGTACATAAGAGATCTGTTCTGCCAAGGTAAAGGACCGTTCAGATGGGTGGCTTTGTCTGGGGATCCTCAAGACATATACGAAACAGACAAAAAGGTTTTGGAACTGTTCCCAGAGGACGAACATTTGAGAAAATGGATAACAATGGCTCAACAAAAGGTGAAGTTCCAGGGATTACCTGCAAGGATATGCTGGCTTGGACAAGGAGAAAGAACTTTGATGGGACTTGCTATGAACGAAATGGTCAAGAAAGGTCAGCTTAAGGCCCCAATAGTCATAGGTAGAGATCATCACGATACAGGTTCAGTTGCTTCGCCATACAGGGAGACGGAAGCGATGAAAGACGGTAGCGATGCAATAGCAGATTGGCCAATTCTAAACGCTTTGCTGAACACGGCAAGCGGTGCAACTTGGGTTTCGGTGCACCACGGAGGAGGAGTTGGCATAGGTTATTCGATCCACGCCGGAATGGTGATTGTTGCAGATGGCACAGAGCTTGCAAGGCAAAAACTTGAAAAAGTTCTTACGAACGATTCTGGTTTGGGGGTCATAAGACACCTTGACGCAGGCTATGAAATAGCTCGGGAAACGGCTAAGAAAAAAGGTTTGAGATATCCTATGGCAGAGTAG